In Lascolabacillus massiliensis, a single genomic region encodes these proteins:
- the hutH gene encoding histidine ammonia-lyase has product MKNIYLIGQKELTIEDLEWILSNNIKVELAPEAKERIQKCRDYLDSKIEKEQSPLYGITTGFGSLCDRTVSNEDLSTLQENLVKSHACSVGDEVTPLIVKLMFILKAHALSLGYSGVQVATVQRMLDLFNNDILPIVYDKGSLGASGDLAPLANLFLPLIGVGDVFYKGKKQDIGFVLDEFGWEPIKLQSKEGLALLNGTQFMSAHGVYAIMKAQRLSVRADLIAAMSLDAYDGHIEPFEEKLHLIRPHIGQLETSQNICRFLEGSEIITREKQHLQDPYSFRCIPQVHGATKDAIDYAKSVVHTEINSVTDNPTIFPDDDKIISGGNFHGQPLAIAYDFLAIAMAELGNISERRIAQLILGKRGLPEFLVANPGLNSGFMIPQYVAASVVSQNKIYCSPASIDSIVSSNGQEDHVSMGATSAIKLLKVMDNLDIILSIELMNAAQALEFRRPLKSSPIIEKVLKGYRKEVPFIDEDIVMYKEIRKTSSYLNRLQVSAL; this is encoded by the coding sequence ATGAAAAACATTTATTTAATCGGGCAAAAAGAACTTACTATTGAAGATCTTGAATGGATTTTGTCTAATAATATTAAAGTGGAACTTGCACCGGAAGCCAAAGAGCGAATACAAAAGTGTCGTGATTACCTCGATAGCAAAATTGAGAAAGAGCAATCTCCATTATATGGAATAACCACTGGGTTTGGTTCTTTGTGTGATCGCACTGTTTCGAATGAAGACCTTAGCACGCTGCAGGAAAATCTGGTAAAATCACATGCATGTAGTGTTGGTGATGAAGTTACGCCACTAATAGTTAAATTAATGTTTATTCTTAAAGCTCATGCATTGTCACTGGGATATAGTGGGGTACAGGTAGCAACTGTACAGAGAATGCTTGATCTCTTTAATAATGATATTCTGCCTATTGTTTATGATAAAGGTTCATTAGGTGCATCAGGCGATTTGGCACCACTTGCTAATCTTTTTCTTCCTCTTATTGGTGTTGGAGATGTTTTTTATAAGGGGAAAAAGCAAGATATAGGTTTTGTGCTTGATGAGTTTGGATGGGAGCCTATCAAATTACAGAGTAAAGAGGGTCTGGCGCTGTTAAATGGTACACAGTTTATGTCGGCACATGGAGTATATGCAATTATGAAGGCCCAGCGGTTGTCAGTCAGAGCCGATTTGATAGCTGCAATGTCGTTAGATGCATATGATGGTCACATTGAGCCATTTGAGGAAAAACTACACCTTATACGACCACATATTGGTCAGCTCGAAACAAGTCAGAATATCTGCAGGTTCCTCGAAGGTAGCGAGATTATCACCAGAGAAAAACAACATCTGCAGGATCCATACTCCTTTCGCTGTATACCACAGGTTCACGGGGCAACAAAAGATGCTATTGATTATGCAAAGTCGGTTGTTCATACCGAGATTAATTCGGTAACCGACAATCCAACAATTTTTCCTGATGATGATAAGATTATCTCAGGAGGCAACTTTCATGGTCAACCTTTGGCTATCGCATATGATTTTCTTGCAATTGCTATGGCTGAGCTGGGTAATATCTCCGAAAGACGTATTGCGCAATTGATACTGGGAAAAAGAGGTCTGCCTGAATTTCTGGTGGCAAACCCGGGGCTTAACTCAGGGTTCATGATTCCACAATATGTTGCAGCCTCTGTTGTAAGTCAAAATAAGATATACTGCTCCCCGGCAAGTATTGATTCTATTGTCTCTTCAAATGGTCAGGAGGATCATGTTAGTATGGGTGCTACATCGGCAATAAAGCTTCTTAAGGTGATGGACAATCTGGATATAATACTTTCAATAGAGTTGATGAATGCTGCTCAAGCACTTGAGTTCAGACGCCCGCTGAAATCATCACCAATAATCGAAAAAGTGCTGAAGGGATATCGTAAAGAGGTTCCCTTCATTGATGAGGATATTGTTATGTATAAGGAGATACGTAAAACCTCCTCATACCTCAACAGGTTACAAGTTTCTGCACTTTAG
- the ftcD gene encoding glutamate formimidoyltransferase — protein MNKIIECVPNFSEGRDKQIVEKIADAFRAKDNVKLLDYSSDADHNRSVITVAGEPEALKEAVIEAVGIAVELINLTKHSGQHPRMGAVDVIPFIPIKNVTMDEAITLSKEVGDAIGEKYNLPVFLYEKSATQQHRENLANVRKGEFEGLKEKMLSPEWKPDFGPLQPHPTAGAVAVGARMPLVAYNVNLNTSDLEIATAIAKKVRHIGGGLRFCKAMGVELEDKGITQVSMNLTDYTKTSIYRAHEMVRMEAKRYGVTVAGGEVIGLVPLEALVDSVAYYLGLDNFSIKQVLEIKLME, from the coding sequence ATGAATAAAATCATAGAGTGTGTTCCAAATTTTAGTGAGGGACGTGATAAGCAAATAGTAGAAAAGATTGCGGATGCATTCCGTGCGAAAGACAATGTAAAACTACTTGATTATAGTAGTGATGCTGACCATAACAGATCGGTAATCACTGTAGCAGGTGAACCCGAAGCTCTTAAGGAAGCAGTAATTGAAGCAGTAGGAATAGCAGTTGAGCTTATTAATCTGACTAAACATAGTGGTCAGCATCCAAGAATGGGGGCAGTGGATGTAATTCCTTTTATTCCTATAAAGAATGTAACAATGGATGAGGCAATAACATTATCAAAGGAGGTGGGAGATGCTATCGGAGAAAAATATAATCTGCCTGTTTTTTTATATGAGAAATCGGCTACACAACAACATCGCGAAAATCTTGCAAATGTACGTAAAGGTGAATTTGAAGGGTTAAAAGAAAAAATGCTTTCTCCTGAGTGGAAACCTGATTTTGGTCCATTACAACCACACCCTACTGCAGGTGCTGTAGCTGTTGGCGCCAGAATGCCTTTAGTGGCATATAATGTAAATCTTAATACATCAGATTTAGAAATTGCAACTGCGATTGCTAAAAAAGTGAGACATATTGGTGGAGGACTTAGATTTTGCAAAGCAATGGGTGTTGAATTGGAGGATAAAGGCATAACTCAGGTGTCTATGAATCTGACCGACTATACAAAAACTTCAATCTACAGAGCACATGAAATGGTGAGAATGGAAGCAAAAAGGTATGGAGTGACTGTTGCCGGTGGCGAAGTAATAGGATTGGTACCTTTGGAAGCACTTGTTGATTCTGTAGCATATTACCTGGGATTGGATAATTTTTCAATTAAACAGGTTCTTGAAATTAAACTAATGGAATAG
- a CDS encoding amidohydrolase family protein — MSNLIIKNASQVVTCSGFEGKRSKEMSDLSIIENGTVIVTNGLISLILKQDEKVDVNLSDYHVLDASGRALLPGFVDPHIHFVFGGYREEEFSWRMRGDSYMEIMNWGGGILSTTLKTREASEDELIKSGKMRLDAMLHLGITTVEGKSGYGLDKETEIKQLRIMKYLNEVHPIEIEQTRRYLEAARQYGLKLKMHADEIAQLGGTELAVELNCISADHLLQASDNGIMSMAESNVVATLLPLTAFSLREKYARAREMIDSGCIVALATDLNPGSSFSSSVPLLFAIACIYMNMSPEEAVTAFTINSAAAIGRADKIGSIDIGKHGNMILLQYPSYKFLPYNVGMNIVEKVIIKGEVVI, encoded by the coding sequence ATGAGTAACCTTATAATTAAAAATGCATCACAGGTAGTTACATGCAGCGGTTTTGAAGGAAAACGCAGCAAGGAGATGTCAGATCTTAGTATAATTGAAAATGGTACTGTAATTGTAACTAATGGTCTTATTTCTCTTATTCTAAAGCAAGATGAAAAGGTTGATGTAAATCTGTCAGACTATCATGTACTTGATGCTTCCGGTAGAGCATTGTTACCTGGTTTCGTAGATCCGCATATTCATTTTGTATTTGGTGGATATCGGGAGGAGGAATTTTCATGGAGAATGAGAGGTGACAGTTATATGGAAATCATGAACTGGGGAGGGGGCATTTTAAGTACTACTCTTAAGACTCGTGAAGCCTCGGAAGATGAGTTGATTAAGTCTGGCAAAATGCGGCTTGATGCTATGTTGCATCTGGGAATAACTACTGTGGAAGGCAAAAGTGGTTATGGTCTCGATAAGGAAACTGAAATTAAGCAACTGCGTATCATGAAGTACTTAAATGAAGTTCATCCAATTGAAATTGAGCAAACCAGAAGGTATCTGGAGGCTGCCAGACAATATGGATTAAAACTGAAAATGCATGCTGATGAAATTGCTCAGTTAGGTGGTACTGAATTAGCAGTTGAACTAAACTGCATCTCTGCCGATCATCTATTGCAAGCTTCTGATAATGGAATTATGTCAATGGCTGAATCCAATGTAGTTGCAACACTGCTCCCATTGACCGCTTTTTCATTGAGAGAAAAATATGCAAGAGCTCGTGAAATGATAGATTCAGGTTGTATTGTTGCTTTGGCAACCGACCTTAATCCGGGAAGCTCATTTTCTTCATCAGTACCTCTTCTGTTTGCAATTGCATGTATTTATATGAATATGTCACCAGAAGAAGCTGTTACAGCATTTACAATTAATAGTGCTGCTGCAATCGGCCGTGCGGATAAAATAGGTAGTATTGACATTGGGAAGCATGGTAATATGATTTTACTGCAATATCCATCTTATAAATTTCTACCGTATAATGTTGGAATGAATATAGTTGAAAAAGTAATAATAAAAGGAGAAGTTGTTATATAA
- a CDS encoding acyltransferase family protein produces MKNADLKVQPSDRLKSLDALRGFDMFWIMGAEEVFILLGALTGWPVLEWWAGQMTHVEWHGFQAYDMIFPLFLFIAGVSFPFSVSKRLAVKGGKQALYRHIFKRGLILVLLGLIYNNGIIFNIEAMRFPSVLGRIGLAWMFAALIFMKTKNWKSRMVWFWGLLIFYWLLFLIFKAPDFGDPDRYSMQGNISSYIDRTLLPGRLCCYEFGDNEGILPTIAAVSTGLLGMLVGELLKNTYKPMKKVLYMAIGGVILIIIGQIWNLVFPINKNLWSSSFVCYVGGISIILMTIFYLIIDVWKYQKWAFFFVVIGMNPITIYLANRIIGFGRATDFLFGGIAELLPEAWSPLIIAIGYVIVGWLFLYLLYKKKIFLKV; encoded by the coding sequence ATGAAAAACGCAGACTTAAAGGTTCAACCATCCGATCGTTTAAAGTCGTTGGATGCGTTAAGAGGGTTTGATATGTTTTGGATAATGGGGGCAGAAGAAGTTTTCATTCTGCTGGGTGCATTAACAGGTTGGCCGGTTCTGGAATGGTGGGCCGGGCAAATGACCCATGTTGAATGGCATGGTTTTCAAGCCTATGATATGATATTCCCATTGTTCCTTTTTATTGCTGGTGTATCTTTTCCTTTTTCTGTATCAAAAAGATTGGCTGTAAAAGGAGGAAAGCAAGCACTATATCGACATATCTTTAAAAGAGGTCTTATTCTGGTGCTCCTTGGATTAATATATAATAACGGTATCATTTTCAATATAGAGGCTATGCGTTTTCCAAGTGTACTTGGACGTATTGGACTGGCTTGGATGTTTGCAGCACTGATTTTCATGAAAACAAAGAACTGGAAATCAAGAATGGTGTGGTTCTGGGGGTTATTGATATTTTATTGGTTACTATTCCTTATATTTAAAGCACCTGATTTTGGTGACCCTGACAGATATTCAATGCAAGGAAATATATCAAGTTATATTGACAGGACACTTCTACCAGGCAGGTTGTGCTGCTACGAGTTTGGAGATAATGAAGGAATATTACCTACTATAGCGGCTGTTAGTACCGGACTTTTAGGTATGCTTGTAGGTGAACTTCTAAAGAATACCTATAAGCCTATGAAGAAAGTTCTCTACATGGCAATAGGAGGAGTAATACTAATCATCATCGGTCAGATATGGAATCTGGTTTTCCCTATCAATAAAAACTTATGGTCTAGCTCATTTGTATGCTATGTTGGTGGAATAAGTATAATACTAATGACAATCTTTTATCTGATAATTGATGTTTGGAAGTATCAAAAATGGGCATTTTTCTTTGTTGTAATCGGTATGAACCCCATTACAATTTATCTCGCTAACAGAATTATAGGATTTGGAAGGGCAACAGACTTTTTATTTGGAGGAATTGCAGAACTGCTTCCTGAAGCATGGTCTCCACTAATTATTGCAATTGGATATGTTATAGTTGGATGGTTATTCCTGTATCTGCTATATAAAAAGAAGATTTTCCTCAAGGTATAA
- a CDS encoding MFS transporter — protein sequence MVETVRKSLRDSAAARWTALLIVSFTMMCGYFLTDVLSPIVGLLESQLNWTRADYGVYTSSYGWFNVFLVMLILGGIILDKLGIRITGLGATALMVIGTAIKYWAVSTHVLDGETIMGLNAQLFWACIGFAVFAVGVEVAGITVSKIIVKWFKGKEMATAMGMQVALARVGTAFALGFSVPIARALGVIDVSRPVLVALIGLCIGLIAFIVYMVMDKKLDASEANDVQAEISHEDEFKISDIGKILTNKGWWYIAILCVLFYSAVFPFLKYATDLMVNKFGVDQNIAGLIPMLLPFGNILLTPLFGGIYDRKGKGASIMIIGSLLLIVVHALFSVQMLNNWIIAMILVIILGVAFSLVPSAMWPSVPKIVPEKRLGTAYSLIFWVQNWGLMGVPLLIGWVLEKYCITGQTMRDGMMVNTYDYTLPMLIFTGFGLLALVFAFLLKAEDKKKGYGLESPNIEG from the coding sequence ATGGTAGAAACAGTTAGAAAATCGCTCAGAGATTCTGCAGCGGCAAGATGGACTGCACTTTTGATTGTATCTTTTACAATGATGTGCGGATACTTTTTAACAGACGTATTGTCACCAATAGTAGGTTTACTTGAAAGTCAGTTAAACTGGACACGAGCTGATTATGGAGTATATACCAGCTCATACGGTTGGTTTAATGTTTTTCTTGTAATGCTTATTTTAGGAGGAATAATTCTTGATAAACTGGGGATAAGAATAACAGGTCTTGGAGCTACTGCTCTGATGGTAATTGGTACTGCTATAAAATATTGGGCAGTGTCTACTCACGTATTAGATGGTGAAACAATTATGGGGCTTAATGCTCAGCTTTTTTGGGCTTGTATTGGTTTTGCTGTTTTTGCCGTTGGTGTTGAAGTAGCCGGTATCACTGTATCTAAGATAATTGTAAAGTGGTTTAAAGGAAAAGAGATGGCAACTGCAATGGGTATGCAGGTGGCATTAGCAAGAGTTGGTACTGCATTTGCATTAGGGTTCTCTGTGCCTATTGCCAGAGCTCTGGGAGTTATAGATGTGTCACGTCCTGTATTAGTTGCCCTAATTGGTCTATGTATCGGTCTTATTGCATTTATAGTTTATATGGTGATGGATAAGAAACTGGATGCATCTGAAGCTAATGATGTGCAGGCAGAAATAAGTCACGAAGATGAATTCAAAATTTCAGATATAGGAAAAATTTTAACAAACAAAGGGTGGTGGTATATTGCAATATTATGTGTACTCTTTTACTCAGCTGTTTTCCCTTTCCTGAAATATGCAACTGACTTGATGGTAAATAAGTTTGGTGTTGATCAAAATATAGCAGGTTTAATACCGATGCTGTTGCCTTTTGGAAATATACTACTCACTCCATTGTTTGGAGGTATTTACGATAGAAAAGGAAAAGGTGCCTCAATTATGATAATTGGCTCTTTATTACTTATAGTTGTTCACGCTTTATTCTCAGTTCAGATGCTCAATAACTGGATTATTGCTATGATTCTTGTAATAATACTTGGGGTAGCTTTCTCACTTGTACCTTCAGCAATGTGGCCTTCTGTGCCGAAGATTGTTCCGGAGAAACGACTGGGAACAGCATATTCCTTAATATTCTGGGTGCAGAACTGGGGATTGATGGGAGTTCCTTTACTGATTGGCTGGGTGCTTGAAAAATATTGTATTACAGGTCAGACTATGAGAGATGGAATGATGGTTAATACATACGATTATACTCTTCCAATGCTTATCTTTACTGGTTTTGGTCTGTTAGCACTAGTTTTTGCATTTTTACTTAAAGCAGAAGATAAGAAAAAAGGTTACGGTCTAGAGTCACCAAATATTGAAGGTTAA
- a CDS encoding cyclodeaminase/cyclohydrolase family protein, giving the protein MKLQDLTLKEFLEKTASNDAVPGGGCSSALLAAIAASLTEMVAKLTIGRKKYSDVEERMKEIAMIMSENRAQFINDIDRDAVSYQLVMDAYQLPKNSDEEIAQRNRKIQHATKIASYIPMSIAQRAYCMKDLIKETIQKGNINANSDGKVGLLACEAAIKGSLLNVRINLENIDDEEFVYYMTEKCNEIENNTF; this is encoded by the coding sequence ATGAAACTACAAGACTTAACATTAAAGGAATTTCTGGAGAAGACAGCTTCAAATGATGCAGTGCCAGGTGGTGGTTGTTCTTCAGCACTTTTGGCTGCAATTGCAGCTTCATTAACTGAGATGGTTGCCAAGCTGACAATTGGTAGAAAAAAGTATTCAGATGTTGAGGAGCGAATGAAAGAGATCGCTATGATTATGTCTGAGAACAGAGCTCAGTTTATTAATGACATTGATAGAGATGCGGTCTCATATCAACTTGTTATGGATGCATATCAACTACCTAAAAACAGTGATGAAGAGATTGCTCAACGAAATAGGAAAATTCAGCATGCAACTAAAATTGCATCCTATATTCCAATGTCAATTGCTCAAAGAGCATACTGTATGAAAGATTTGATAAAAGAAACTATACAGAAAGGAAATATAAATGCTAATTCTGATGGCAAGGTAGGGCTGTTGGCATGTGAAGCAGCTATCAAAGGTTCATTGTTAAACGTCAGGATAAATTTGGAAAATATCGATGATGAGGAATTTGTATATTACATGACAGAGAAATGCAATGAAATAGAAAATAACACCTTCTGA
- the pnuC gene encoding nicotinamide riboside transporter PnuC, with translation MNWLELIAVILGILSVWYARKEKILVFPFGIANVSIYIYICFIAKLFANAGINIVYLISNIFGWYMWSGKSDNQRLEISKNTIKQNVISWFSVVLIYIIVFFILRWVNRDNIEYMESYLPWIDSFNTAFFLVATILMAVKKIENWLFWIIGDIISIPIFASQGLFFTSIQYTVFLILAILGWKEWRQKLKSKIVNNE, from the coding sequence ATGAATTGGTTAGAACTGATTGCTGTAATTCTTGGAATACTTAGTGTTTGGTATGCTCGCAAGGAGAAAATACTTGTTTTCCCTTTCGGAATTGCAAACGTGTCGATTTACATATACATTTGCTTCATTGCCAAATTATTTGCTAATGCAGGTATTAATATTGTATACCTTATTTCAAATATCTTCGGCTGGTATATGTGGTCAGGTAAAAGTGACAATCAGAGGTTAGAGATAAGCAAAAACACAATTAAACAAAATGTAATATCATGGTTTTCAGTAGTATTGATATATATAATTGTATTCTTTATTCTGCGTTGGGTAAACAGAGATAATATTGAATATATGGAATCTTATCTGCCATGGATAGATTCGTTCAATACTGCATTTTTTTTGGTGGCAACAATTTTAATGGCTGTAAAGAAGATCGAGAACTGGTTGTTCTGGATAATTGGTGATATAATATCAATTCCAATTTTTGCTTCTCAAGGTTTGTTTTTTACATCTATACAGTACACTGTATTTCTTATACTGGCAATTCTTGGATGGAAAGAGTGGAGGCAAAAATTAAAAAGTAAAATTGTCAACAATGAGTAA
- a CDS encoding SusD/RagB family nutrient-binding outer membrane lipoprotein encodes MKNKINKAILLLFGFIAFACSDFEELNVDPKAANSEQVQVEYVINDALIGPQQDPHIAERVFVLYWKTAARQHLSTGIAGGTYNDDWSSDYYRYLSGWLKSANLAVSLAQEKIDNDQTVPYTNNLMQIARIWRVYLMSEFTDNFGPMPIDAFNGSNPEFKPENEVYYYMLEELADASSQLDLTAPAVPNDVTKYDQAYGFNYLKWKKYANSLRLRLAMRISEVDPSKSKSEFEAAAAGPLITAADDIFGVDERPGWDALTGVMSREWNSQLLSATLNNLYIGLGSIPSSAVLPEALHGNIKDANYIGIRYNNHIPSKTNDPSTGFWMDGLHQVIDPRAYEAFTIPGDFENPNFSYFPTYENTPSIVKRNLLNENGSVFVEIDATYTWNAHTIGNWGPIGSLNQVRNFIGTIPKLSHQFRGSQSRRIFFGDWETYFLLAEGALRGWNAGTTAKDAYENGIRANFAYWGLSEHVAAYLESESYNRAGTSVKFDHTAEPPASVVMNYIDGYTGQPGTFNYTFPSNTIYMNGTVKNDQLTKIITQKYIAHMPWLPLEAWSDHRRLGLPFFENIAVELPNNDLPDLTSSNYMTNSVRFFPQRLKYPSSLPNTNPDGYAIATGFLSNGKDEVLTPLWWAKK; translated from the coding sequence ATGAAAAATAAAATAAATAAAGCTATATTGCTCCTTTTTGGATTTATAGCATTCGCTTGCTCTGATTTCGAGGAACTAAATGTTGACCCTAAAGCGGCCAATTCTGAGCAAGTTCAGGTAGAATATGTAATCAATGATGCTCTTATAGGGCCACAACAAGACCCACATATTGCAGAGCGTGTTTTCGTTTTGTATTGGAAAACAGCTGCCCGTCAACATCTAAGTACCGGAATTGCCGGTGGCACATATAATGATGACTGGTCGAGCGACTACTACAGATATCTTTCAGGCTGGCTTAAATCAGCAAATCTAGCTGTATCATTAGCACAGGAAAAGATTGATAATGACCAGACCGTTCCTTATACAAATAATCTTATGCAGATTGCCCGTATTTGGAGAGTCTACCTGATGAGCGAATTCACAGATAATTTTGGTCCTATGCCAATTGATGCATTCAATGGCAGCAATCCTGAATTTAAACCCGAAAATGAGGTTTATTATTATATGCTTGAAGAGCTTGCCGATGCATCTTCTCAGCTAGATCTTACTGCTCCTGCTGTTCCTAATGATGTTACAAAGTATGACCAGGCATATGGTTTTAATTATCTTAAATGGAAAAAATATGCCAATTCTTTGAGATTAAGACTGGCTATGCGTATTTCAGAGGTTGATCCCTCCAAATCTAAGTCAGAATTTGAAGCAGCTGCAGCTGGTCCACTAATCACTGCTGCCGACGATATCTTTGGAGTAGATGAAAGACCGGGATGGGATGCACTAACAGGTGTAATGAGTCGTGAATGGAACTCACAACTTCTATCAGCAACTTTAAATAACCTGTACATCGGACTGGGAAGTATCCCCTCATCTGCTGTTTTACCTGAAGCCTTGCATGGAAATATTAAAGATGCTAATTATATTGGCATCAGATACAACAATCATATTCCTTCAAAAACTAACGACCCATCTACCGGATTCTGGATGGATGGTCTGCACCAAGTAATAGACCCAAGAGCATATGAGGCATTTACTATTCCGGGTGATTTTGAAAATCCAAACTTTTCATATTTTCCTACATATGAAAATACTCCCTCAATAGTAAAAAGAAATCTACTAAATGAAAATGGTAGTGTATTTGTTGAAATTGATGCTACATATACTTGGAATGCTCATACTATTGGAAACTGGGGTCCTATAGGCTCTTTAAATCAGGTACGTAATTTCATTGGAACAATACCTAAACTGAGTCATCAATTCAGAGGAAGTCAGTCAAGACGAATATTCTTTGGCGACTGGGAGACCTATTTTCTTCTTGCTGAAGGAGCACTAAGAGGATGGAATGCAGGTACAACTGCTAAGGATGCTTATGAAAATGGTATTCGTGCCAATTTTGCTTACTGGGGATTATCTGAGCATGTTGCTGCTTACCTGGAATCAGAATCTTATAATAGAGCCGGTACTTCTGTTAAATTCGATCATACAGCTGAACCACCTGCATCTGTTGTAATGAACTATATTGATGGCTACACTGGCCAGCCGGGTACATTTAATTATACTTTCCCATCAAATACAATTTATATGAATGGAACTGTAAAGAATGACCAGTTGACAAAAATAATTACACAGAAATATATTGCACATATGCCTTGGTTACCACTTGAAGCATGGAGCGATCACCGTCGTCTGGGATTACCATTCTTCGAAAATATTGCTGTTGAATTGCCAAATAACGATTTGCCTGATTTAACTTCAAGTAATTACATGACCAATAGCGTTAGATTCTTCCCTCAGAGATTAAAGTATCCATCTTCGTTACCAAATACAAATCCAGATGGATATGCTATTGCAACAGGATTCCTCTCTAATGGTAAAGATGAAGTCCTTACTCCGCTATGGTGGGCAAAGAAATGA